Genomic window (Capsicum annuum cultivar UCD-10X-F1 chromosome 10, UCD10Xv1.1, whole genome shotgun sequence):
TGGTGTTGAAGTGTGTGACCATGTCTCTAAAAGCTTAAGCTGTTAGAGAGAGCAcacttttatttacttaattatatcTTTCAACACCCCCCAACCCCCACCCCACATGCGACTTGATTTTTTCCCATGGGTCAAGCATATAGAAATTCTTTTTCATAATGGGTGAGGGTGAGACTCGATTTGAGGCCCTCTGCCTGCTCTGCTACCAATTTGAAGTTTGTGACCATTTCATCTAAAAACTTAAAGCTTAAAATTGTTAGAGAGAGCACACTTTTATTCATTTAATTATGTCTTTCACAATGGATTTAATGGATTTTCATGATAAGAACAACATGATCTGTTTTAGGGGTAGCAAAATTTCTATTCCAAACTCTCATTTTGACGTTCAtattatatcttattttattctgCTGTGCTACAGTTTATCAATGATTTGCATGTTCTCATTAACCCAAATGCCCCAGGAACCCCACTTCCACTCATCTTGTTGGGAAAGGTAAAGAATCAGACTTTATCCTTTTGGTTTCTTGTTAGTTCATGTATTTCCTTTCTAACAAACGTCTTGATTTCAGTCAAAAAATGCATTACTATCAACTTACTTGTTTCTGGATCAATTTGTCTGGCTTGGAAGGTCTGGCATTTACAAGGTATCGAATTACTTTATATCATTAGTCCTTGAATTTATTATGAAGATACTGAAGGTGAAAATTTCCTCACATTCTTTCGTTTGTTTATATAGAACAATGAACGCACAGAGTTGATTTTCAGGATCTCTTTCTATTGTTGGATGGGATCCTCAATTTGTACTACCTTGGTGGAGGTCAGTTCCATAACATGTTATTTTCCTCATTGAGAAATTGGATTTATTGCTATCGCTCCTAAAATTTGGTTTGAAGCCATTCTTTCCTCACTTTTTGTTACACCAGATTGGGGAACTTGGAAGGCTTTCGTCATCaatgaaaaagttagaaaagGAACTAAAGAATACCGATAAATATAAGGTTTGGCAATTTCAAGCATTTTCCATTGTTACTGTTGAAAATTCTGCTTGTAGATTGTTATCCTTATAGTGATGTTTGGTGAATCTTTACTGCAGAATGAGCAATACAGGAGTAAGCTTCAAAAGTCAAATGAAAGATCTCTATCCCTCATTAAGGCAGGCATGGATATAGTGGTTGCTGTTGGATTGCTTCAATTGGCACCCAAGAAAGTCACCCCTCGTGTAACGGGAGCCTTTGGATTTGTTAGCTCGCTGATTTCATGTTATCAGGTGTATATTAATTCGTACGACAATTTCTACATTTGTTTTCTTTTCATCACCTATGTTTTTTTAAGCAAATGTTTAGTAAAGACgattaaaaatgaaaagataaaaacaaACAAGGGGTGCCTCCAAGCTTAAGCGCAAAGAGTGCAACACTTGACTGTGAGTTATATGCACGTAACCAATTCAAACCCTGTCTCGGATAAAACCTGATACTTAGGTTGGGAGGAGGGTAGAGGGCGGGGCTTATACTCCCCGTAGTTCTGAATCTGTAGCCAACTGGAGTCGAGCTAGAAGCCCACCAGGGATTTTTTCTGATAAAGAAACAAGCTATAACAGGGTATAGAATAGGGAGAAACTTTTGAGGTAGAGTTTGTAAAACTAAATCTCAAGAGTAGGATTCCTTTAAGAAAGAATGAACTAATTCTTTTACTCAATTATCCGTAGCACATCTTCTGGTACTGAAATGTCTCATTTTGCTCGTGCAGTTGCTTCCATCACCACCAAAGGACAAAGCATCTTGATAAAGGTTTGACGCTGCTCAAGAATTTCCCAGATCACCAGAATAAGTAATTAGAAGTTATCATATGCACGCTGGTGGTGGAATTACTTCTTGTTTGCTGAATATTTTATATCGGTACAGGACTTTAAATAATTGTGTTTTAAGTTTCTTAGATTTTGCTATTGACGTTAAATAATTATGCGTTTTTAAGTCTCTTATGTCTTGTGATCTACGTTAAATAATAAAAGATCTTAAGTTACGTATAGTACTAAATAGTGTAAAGAAAATTTGTATACCATAGCACGTTTGATATGAGAGTTACTTGTTATCGATTAACTCAACATCTTTCGTAGTTCGTACACTTGCATCATACAATTAACTTGGATTCAATATCCAAGGGTAATTGTTGCCTAAGTTTACTATGGTTCCATTTTTAATGTCAGTAAAATATATGATCTTAAATCAAGCCTATATACTATTTATCGTATAAGGCCTTATTTGTTTACACTTAATGTATAAGGCCTTATTTGTTTACACTTAATGAAGGtatgaatctgaatggttcagattTCAGATCATtaagtatatttattttttattaagattttagctttaAATATGTTTTAATCATTTACATATGGAATCAAGTCTTaatattattaagaaatattcttgtgttggataatattcaccactacTCTATCCACAATCATCAGTCACTACCATTGCCACCTCTGCCACCATCACCATTGTCAACCATCATTAATCGCCACCACCAACCacttccaccatcacaaccaccattgaCAACCAATATCGGTGCCAACTAGTATTGTCAGCCGCTACAAAACCTACCACCTTCagttattttaattatatccACCGCTACTACCATCGTCAATGCTAACACCAATTCCAAtgtcaccaccatcatcaaccacgaCTGACCAATCTTTAcatcaactcatctatcacaactagcgtCCCAGATTCTTAATACATCATTAACTTTCACACATTCTTCAGCCACCACAATCATCATTGTCATCGGTATTGCCATTTCCACCAATACTTTAACCACTATCATCAGTACAATCTATATCTAGTAACAACCATCTACACTACCACAGCTAACAATATCTTCAACTACCATCAACACATTGTCAaacatcatgcattcatttttcagccatcgCAATCAATAGCTTCAAAAactaacatcaatcaacctcacatcacaaccaccaccaccatcgcGACCAATCGTCATCGTCATAACAGTCACCACAATACTAACCATCTCTACCATCGCAACTATCAGCAACAACATTACtagtcactaacatcaatcattaccaccacCACTGCTAGTACAAATCATCTctactatcactaacaaacataaatatttttttcccatcaaataataattttgttttattaaattaaatattttcttaatatataattaatttttatttgaattatatttttattatatatacaaataaattaattttgcacattcagatgttgaaaaacaaataatttttaatcATTTAGTCTTCATATCTAGAGACAATATCTTAATCACCCAAATGTGCATTCAGACTCAGATCTCTGaaacttaataaaaacaaatgaaacCTAAGACAGAGATTTGCATTAGTCATATTTAGTCGCAAGTAATCAATTTTGCCTCTTTCTAGCCAAATTACTAACGTTCAAACTATTGGGGGTCATGATAATCCCTGCTTCCAGTCTTCCTTCAAAATGATCTTTACTTGGTGCTTTCGTGAAGATATTAGATATCTACATCTCAGTTTCACAAAATTTTTA
Coding sequences:
- the LOC107845467 gene encoding peroxisomal membrane protein 11C, which codes for MSTLDVARAELALGVLYLNKAEARDKICRTIQYGAKFLSDGQPGTAQNVEKSTSLARKVFRLFKFINDLHVLINPNAPGTPLPLILLGKSKNALLSTYLFLDQFVWLGRSGIYKNNERTELIFRISFYCWMGSSICTTLVEIGELGRLSSSMKKLEKELKNTDKYKNEQYRSKLQKSNERSLSLIKAGMDIVVAVGLLQLAPKKVTPRVTGAFGFVSSLISCYQLLPSPPKDKAS